In Halobaculum magnesiiphilum, the following proteins share a genomic window:
- a CDS encoding argininosuccinate synthase, with product MTKRVALAFSGGLDTTVCVPLLEEEYGYDEVVGVTVDVGQPAEEFDEAEETAEALDLEHYVVDAKAEFAELCFDSVRANATYQGYPLGTALARPVIAEAILGVAEEHDCDALAHGCTGKGNDQLRFETVWRASDKEVIAPVRELGLTREWEIEYADEKDLPVEGGNEGAWSIDTNLWSRSVEGDDLEDPTYVPPEDIYDWTTTPGEVDGEELVEIGFEMGYPVTLDGEALDPVALIEDLNEIAGQYGVGRTDMMEDRMLGLKVRENYEHPAATVLLTAHEALEQLVFTKSERDFKGQVDEQWAQQGYKGLVNSPLVNSLEGYLDAGQEKVTGTVTVKLQGGQCRPVARDSEYGVYSESAASFNTETVDGIEQADATGVAKYHGFQERLANRVLKDVKAGEDGETLAADGGNEDDE from the coding sequence ATGACAAAACGCGTTGCACTCGCATTCAGCGGCGGACTCGACACCACGGTGTGCGTCCCGCTCCTCGAGGAGGAGTACGGCTACGACGAGGTCGTCGGCGTCACCGTCGACGTGGGCCAGCCCGCAGAGGAGTTCGACGAGGCCGAGGAGACCGCCGAGGCGCTCGACCTGGAGCACTACGTCGTCGACGCGAAGGCGGAGTTCGCGGAGCTGTGTTTCGACTCCGTGCGCGCGAACGCGACGTATCAGGGGTACCCGCTCGGGACGGCGCTCGCGCGCCCCGTGATCGCGGAGGCGATCCTGGGGGTCGCCGAGGAGCACGACTGCGACGCCCTCGCCCACGGCTGCACGGGGAAGGGCAACGACCAGCTCCGCTTCGAGACCGTCTGGCGCGCCTCCGACAAGGAGGTCATCGCGCCGGTGCGCGAACTCGGCCTCACGCGCGAGTGGGAGATCGAGTACGCCGACGAGAAGGACCTGCCCGTCGAGGGCGGCAACGAGGGCGCGTGGTCGATCGACACGAACCTCTGGTCGCGCTCGGTCGAGGGCGACGACCTCGAGGACCCCACCTACGTCCCGCCGGAGGACATCTACGACTGGACGACGACGCCCGGCGAGGTCGACGGCGAGGAGCTCGTCGAGATCGGCTTCGAGATGGGCTACCCCGTCACCCTCGACGGCGAGGCGCTGGACCCGGTCGCGCTCATCGAGGACCTGAACGAGATCGCGGGCCAGTACGGTGTCGGCCGCACCGATATGATGGAGGACCGCATGCTCGGGCTGAAGGTGCGCGAGAACTACGAGCACCCCGCGGCGACCGTCCTCCTCACCGCCCACGAGGCGCTCGAACAGCTCGTGTTCACGAAGAGCGAGCGCGACTTCAAGGGGCAGGTCGACGAGCAGTGGGCCCAGCAGGGGTACAAGGGCCTCGTGAACTCCCCGCTCGTCAACTCCCTCGAGGGGTACCTCGACGCCGGTCAGGAGAAGGTCACCGGCACGGTCACGGTCAAGCTGCAGGGCGGGCAGTGCCGCCCCGTCGCCCGCGACTCCGAGTACGGCGTCTACTCCGAGTCGGCCGCCTCGTTCAACACCGAGACCGTCGACGGCATCGAGCAGGCCGACGCCACGGGCGTCGCCAAGTACCACGGCTTCCAGGAGCGCCTCGCGAACCGCGTGCTGAAGGACGTGAAGGCCGGCGAGGACGGCGAGACGCTGGCGGCCGACGGTGGAAACGAGGACGACGAGTAG
- the hemC gene encoding hydroxymethylbilane synthase yields the protein MTTGTLRLATRGSDLAHRQAAGVRDEISTRRRDVELVEVETRGDRLDEDLITELGRTGAFVRALDERVIAGEVDAAVHSLKDMPTDMPDDLVVAAVGERAPAGDALVTRDGGDLADLPRGSVVGTSSLRRKAQVLAERPDLEVRPLRGNVDTRIRKLIAPELQAEHERRVEADADHKGDPEAREDDREYERTVEEWFDDLTEFQRGALEHELDHEYDAIVLAEAGLRRSDLFYRDEYEVERLDRADHVPAPGQGAVAVTASDPDVIETIRSAMDHEPTRVATGVERTVLAELGGGCIAPIGVNALVQGEHVSARVRVLSADGDTEVKANRDLPLRSYREAAADFADSLREQGAADLIEAAKRAADTDTAKRAEEGDE from the coding sequence ATGACAACCGGGACGCTGCGGCTCGCAACCCGCGGCTCCGACCTCGCGCACCGACAGGCGGCGGGCGTCCGAGACGAGATCTCGACGCGCCGCCGCGACGTGGAGCTGGTGGAGGTGGAGACCCGCGGCGACCGACTCGACGAGGACCTCATCACCGAACTCGGCCGCACCGGCGCGTTCGTGCGCGCGCTCGACGAGCGCGTGATCGCGGGCGAGGTCGACGCCGCGGTCCACTCGCTGAAGGACATGCCCACCGACATGCCCGACGACCTCGTCGTCGCGGCCGTCGGCGAGCGCGCCCCCGCCGGCGACGCGCTCGTCACCCGCGACGGCGGCGACCTCGCGGACCTCCCGCGCGGCTCGGTCGTCGGCACCTCCTCGCTGCGACGCAAGGCGCAGGTGCTCGCCGAGCGCCCGGACCTGGAGGTCCGTCCCCTCCGCGGCAACGTCGACACGCGGATCCGGAAGCTCATCGCGCCCGAGTTGCAGGCCGAACACGAGCGCCGCGTCGAGGCCGACGCCGACCACAAGGGCGATCCCGAGGCTCGCGAGGACGACCGCGAGTACGAGCGAACAGTCGAGGAGTGGTTCGACGACCTCACCGAGTTCCAGCGCGGCGCGCTCGAACACGAACTCGACCACGAGTACGACGCGATCGTCCTCGCGGAGGCGGGCCTCCGGCGCTCGGACCTGTTCTACCGCGACGAGTACGAGGTCGAGCGCCTCGACCGCGCCGACCACGTCCCCGCCCCCGGCCAGGGCGCCGTCGCAGTCACCGCGAGCGACCCGGACGTGATCGAGACGATCCGGTCGGCGATGGACCACGAGCCGACCCGCGTCGCCACCGGCGTCGAGCGCACCGTGCTCGCCGAGCTGGGCGGCGGCTGTATCGCGCCGATCGGCGTCAACGCGCTCGTGCAGGGCGAACACGTCAGCGCCCGCGTCCGGGTGCTGTCGGCCGACGGCGACACCGAGGTGAAGGCGAACCGCGACCTCCCGCTGCGCTCGTATCGCGAGGCCGCCGCCGACTTCGCCGACTCGCTGCGTGAGCAGGGCGCCGCCGACCTCATCGAGGCCGCGAAGCGCGCTGCCGATACCGATACCGCCAAACGCGCCGAGGAGGGTGACGAGTAG
- the cobA gene encoding uroporphyrinogen-III C-methyltransferase: MSDERDAAGERGGDGIDRDGGFVSLVGSGPGDPELLTVKARRLLDEADVVLHDKLPGPEILGSIPEEKREDVGKRAGGERTSQEYTNDRLVELAEAGEHVVRLKGGDPFVFGRGGEEAEHLAEHGVPFEVVPGVTSPIAAPGVAGIPVTHRDHASSVSFVTGHEDPTKDESAVDWDALAATGGTIVVLMGVGKLPLYTGELLDAGMDPGTPVALVERGTWPDMRVATGTLADIVDVRDDAGIEPPAITVIGEVAGARDRVVEFLRGRGDAGAAATAGVDSGDERAGGADGAAADTGGEDA, from the coding sequence ATGAGCGACGAGCGCGACGCGGCCGGCGAACGCGGCGGCGACGGGATCGACCGCGACGGCGGCTTCGTCTCGTTGGTCGGCTCCGGCCCCGGCGATCCCGAACTCCTCACCGTGAAGGCCCGCAGACTCCTGGACGAGGCCGACGTGGTGCTGCACGACAAGCTGCCCGGCCCCGAGATCCTCGGCTCGATCCCCGAGGAGAAACGCGAGGACGTGGGCAAGCGCGCCGGCGGCGAGCGCACCAGCCAGGAGTACACGAACGACCGGCTGGTCGAACTCGCCGAGGCGGGCGAGCACGTCGTGCGCCTGAAGGGCGGCGACCCGTTCGTCTTCGGCCGCGGCGGCGAGGAGGCCGAACACCTCGCCGAGCACGGCGTCCCCTTCGAGGTCGTCCCCGGCGTCACCTCGCCCATCGCCGCCCCGGGCGTCGCCGGCATCCCGGTGACCCACCGCGATCACGCCTCCTCCGTCTCGTTCGTCACGGGCCACGAGGACCCGACGAAGGACGAATCGGCCGTGGACTGGGACGCGCTGGCGGCGACCGGCGGCACCATCGTCGTGCTGATGGGCGTCGGGAAGCTCCCGCTGTATACCGGCGAACTGCTCGACGCCGGGATGGACCCCGGGACGCCCGTCGCGCTCGTCGAGCGCGGCACCTGGCCGGACATGCGCGTCGCCACGGGCACGCTCGCGGACATCGTCGACGTGCGCGACGACGCCGGGATCGAGCCGCCCGCGATCACCGTGATCGGCGAGGTCGCCGGCGCGCGCGATCGGGTGGTCGAGTTCCTGCGCGGCCGCGGCGACGCGGGTGCGGCCGCGACCGCGGGCGTCGACAGTGGCGACGAACGCGCCGGCGGCGCGGACGGAGCCGCCGCCGACACCGGGGGTGAGGACGCATGA
- a CDS encoding uroporphyrinogen-III synthase — protein sequence MSDGTDGDDGGDTDNGADEGADRPRVAVFRPDDERTTEAVETLDALGVDALADPMLAVRPTGAVPEGPDWIVFTSKTGVELVDEAGWSPAVAAGDDTDRGGDAGSDGSDDDPLRRGDGPAIACIGPATADAAREAGWPIELIPEEYSSTGIVAAFDALGVEGVRIEVARSDHGSQVLLDGLRDAGATVRETVLYELVRPEGSGESAAAAAAGDLDGACFTSSLTVEHFLDAADERGVREEALVGLEDAVVGCIGHPTRETAESHGVAVDVVPAEATFEALAESVAAELDEFGLDD from the coding sequence ATGAGCGACGGAACCGACGGAGACGACGGAGGCGACACCGACAACGGCGCCGACGAGGGCGCCGACCGTCCGCGCGTCGCGGTGTTCCGCCCCGACGACGAACGCACGACCGAGGCGGTCGAGACGCTCGACGCGCTCGGCGTCGACGCGCTCGCGGACCCGATGCTGGCGGTCCGACCGACCGGCGCGGTGCCGGAGGGCCCCGACTGGATCGTGTTCACCTCGAAGACGGGCGTCGAGTTGGTCGACGAGGCGGGGTGGTCGCCCGCCGTCGCCGCCGGCGACGACACCGATCGCGGCGGCGACGCCGGCAGCGACGGCTCGGACGATGATCCCCTGCGCCGTGGAGACGGTCCCGCGATCGCGTGCATCGGCCCGGCGACGGCCGACGCCGCACGCGAGGCCGGGTGGCCGATCGAGCTGATCCCCGAGGAGTACTCCTCGACCGGCATCGTCGCGGCGTTCGACGCCCTCGGCGTCGAGGGCGTCCGCATCGAGGTCGCCCGGTCGGACCACGGGAGCCAGGTGCTGCTCGACGGGCTCCGCGACGCCGGCGCGACCGTCCGCGAGACGGTCCTGTACGAGCTCGTCCGACCGGAGGGCAGCGGCGAGTCCGCGGCGGCGGCGGCCGCCGGCGACCTCGACGGGGCGTGTTTCACCTCCTCGCTCACGGTCGAGCACTTCCTCGACGCCGCCGACGAGCGCGGCGTCCGCGAGGAGGCGCTTGTGGGCCTGGAGGACGCCGTCGTGGGCTGCATCGGCCATCCGACGCGCGAGACTGCCGAGTCACACGGCGTCGCCGTCGACGTGGTGCCCGCGGAGGCGACGTTCGAGGCGCTCGCCGAATCCGTCGCCGCCGAGTTGGACGAGTTCGGGTTGGACGACTGA